The DNA segment AAAATGAAGATAACATATTGTAAATTAAAGAAATCCATACAGAAAAAACTGCTTGAGTTTTTTGTTGCAGAAGTTACTGCAAGAACAGCAGCAAATTTGCTAGATATTCAACCGAATACAGCCGCTTTGTTCTACCATAAAATCAGGCTTGTGATTGGCTATCATTTATCCCTTGAAGTTAACGAGATTTTTGAGGGGGAAATTGAACTAGACGAAAGCTATTTTGGTGGTCATCGAAAGGGAAAACGAGGACGAAGAGCGGCTGGAAAAGTTGCTGTTTTTGGGTTACTAAAACTACAAGGAAAGGTATTTACTGTTGTGGTTAAAAACACCAAGAGTGAAACATTACTCCCTGTTATTAAAAGAAAAATCAAGCCTGATAGCTGGGTTTATACGGACACTTATCGCAGTTATGATGCGCTTGATGTGAGTGAATTTCACCACGAACGAATCAATCATTCCGAGCTATTTGCGGTGAAACAAAATCATATTAATGGCATTGAAAATTTTTGGAATCAGGCGAAGCGGATACTGCGAAAATATAATGGAATTAACCGAAAAAACTTTCCTTTATTCTTGAAGGAATGTGAATTTCGGTTTAACTTTGGGACACCAAAAGAGCAGTTAAAAATATTGCGAAAATGGTGTGAAATTTAGGGCTAATCTACTACAGCCCCTTAAATTAATGATGTTCTATAATTTAAGAATACTATTTCAAAAATAAGAAATTTATCTTCTCATATTTGGCAAATAAAAAACGGTGAAAATCTCACCGCTCTTTAACTCTTTTTTCTATCACTAAATGATGCCTATTTTTGCAATAAAGGCGTTAAGGCTTGCACACAGCGATCCACCACTTGTTCAAAAGTGCCGTCAATATCAATGTGGATCACATCTGGTTCGTCCGCTTGTGGGGGTTCTAAGGTATCGAATTGGCTTTTGAGCATTTCTGTTTTCATATAATGCCCTTTGCGGTTTTTCATTCGCTCTAGCACAAGATCAAAACTGCCTTCTAGGAAAAGAAATTTCACGCTTTCATTGCCATCACGGATTTGGTCACGATATTTTTTCTTAAGCGCAGAACACACGATAATTCCCACTTCACTTTTTTGTTCAAGACTAAATGCTGCATCACGAATGCGTTCAAGCCAAGGCGCTCGGTCTTCGTCATTAAGCGGTTGGCCATTACCCATTTTGATGATGTTGGCTCTTGGGTGTAGATCATCACCGTCTATGAGCTTTAAACCTAAACGGTGGCAAACTTCAGTGCCTACGGAGGTTTTGCCCGTGCTGGATACGCCCATTAGGATAAAACTTTTGCCTTTTGCTTTTTCCATTTTGTTTTCCTCATTTTTATTATGCTAACGCAATAATGAATTGGTTCTGTGCTAACCATAGCAAAAAATCGCCAGTTGGCGTTACTGGTAACATTCTATTTTGTGATCCGTTTCACAAATTTTTAACAAAGATCGCAATTTTTGTCGTTATTGTTTGAACTTAAGGGGGGATTTCCCTAATAATAGACGCATCTACTTTACCTTTCCAGATAATTTTTATGTTACGGGTAAATTAGCTATTCGTTCTTTTCCTTTCGGTTAAGAAAACGCTTTCATCTATAATTGAGGACGTTATATGTTAATTTTCATTATGATTGCTTCAGTGTTGCTGTTGCTCTTATTAATTATGAAATTCAGAGTTCACGCTTTTGTGGCATTAATTATTGTGAGTTTACTCACCGCACTTGCGACAGGCGTGCCTTTTAAAGATATTCTGCCAACTTTAACAAAAGGTTTTGGCGGTACGTTAGCTTCTGTCGCATTGCTTGTGGGCTTGGGCGCAATGATTGGGCGTTTACTTGAGATCACTGGTGGTGCAAAAGTGTTAGCCGATACGCTTATCAATAAATTTGGTGAGAAAAAAGCCCCATTCGCACTCGGTTTTGCATCTTTATTATTTGGTTTCCCAATCTTCTTTGATGCTGGTTTAGTGGTGATGTTGCCGATTATCTTTAGCGTAGCAAAACGCTTTGGTGGCTCGGTATTACGCTATGCTTTACCCGCAGCAGGGGCATTTGCCGTAATGCACGCCTTTGTTCCACCACACCCAGGCCCTGTGGCATCGGGTGATTTGCTTGGTGCAAATATGGGCTTATTGATCATTGTTGGTTTGGTGTGCGGTATTCCAACTTGGTACATTGCAAGCTATTTATTCAGCCAATATTTAGGCAAAAAAATTATGGTTGATTTACCAAAAGCATTCTTAAATGCCAATGCAATCAATGAAACTGCGGTGTTAAATCCACCTAGTTTTGGTAAAGTTTTAACTATTTTATTATTGCCATTAGTGTTGATCCTATTTGATACAGGATTAAATACGCTTTCTGTAACTGGTGTCGTTGATGGCTCACAATCTTGGGTTCAAGGCTTACGTTTGTTAGGCAAAACGCCTGTAGCATTACTTATTACCCTAATCGTTACTATTTTGTTATTGAAAGATCAGCGTAGCAACGAGCAAATCGAGAAAATCTGCGACAATGCTCTTGGCCCAATTTGTTCAATCGTGTTAGTAACAGGGGCTGGCGGTATGTTCGGTGGCGTATTACGTGCAAGTGGCATTGGCGATCAACTTTCTGCAATGTTTGCCGATACGGGTATGCCTGTGATTGTTGCGGCCTTCATTATTTCAATGACATTGCGTGTAGCACAAGGCTCAGCCACTGTGGCATTAACAACGACATCTGCACTCATTGCTCCAACGATTGCCGCAACGACAGGCTTAAGCCAACTTGATTTATGCTTTATCGTCATTGCCATTGCATCTGGCGCAACCGTGTTCTCCCATGTTAATGACAGTGGATTCTGGTTAGTAAGCCGTTTCTTAGAAATGGATACCAAAACCACATTAAAAACTTG comes from the Avibacterium avium genome and includes:
- a CDS encoding gluconokinase gives rise to the protein MEKAKGKSFILMGVSSTGKTSVGTEVCHRLGLKLIDGDDLHPRANIIKMGNGQPLNDEDRAPWLERIRDAAFSLEQKSEVGIIVCSALKKKYRDQIRDGNESVKFLFLEGSFDLVLERMKNRKGHYMKTEMLKSQFDTLEPPQADEPDVIHIDIDGTFEQVVDRCVQALTPLLQK
- a CDS encoding GntP family permease produces the protein MLIFIMIASVLLLLLLIMKFRVHAFVALIIVSLLTALATGVPFKDILPTLTKGFGGTLASVALLVGLGAMIGRLLEITGGAKVLADTLINKFGEKKAPFALGFASLLFGFPIFFDAGLVVMLPIIFSVAKRFGGSVLRYALPAAGAFAVMHAFVPPHPGPVASGDLLGANMGLLIIVGLVCGIPTWYIASYLFSQYLGKKIMVDLPKAFLNANAINETAVLNPPSFGKVLTILLLPLVLILFDTGLNTLSVTGVVDGSQSWVQGLRLLGKTPVALLITLIVTILLLKDQRSNEQIEKICDNALGPICSIVLVTGAGGMFGGVLRASGIGDQLSAMFADTGMPVIVAAFIISMTLRVAQGSATVALTTTSALIAPTIAATTGLSQLDLCFIVIAIASGATVFSHVNDSGFWLVSRFLEMDTKTTLKTWTVLETLIGFTGFGFALVGSILF
- a CDS encoding IS1595 family transposase, producing the protein MKITYCKLKKSIQKKLLEFFVAEVTARTAANLLDIQPNTAALFYHKIRLVIGYHLSLEVNEIFEGEIELDESYFGGHRKGKRGRRAAGKVAVFGLLKLQGKVFTVVVKNTKSETLLPVIKRKIKPDSWVYTDTYRSYDALDVSEFHHERINHSELFAVKQNHINGIENFWNQAKRILRKYNGINRKNFPLFLKECEFRFNFGTPKEQLKILRKWCEI